One Longimicrobiales bacterium DNA window includes the following coding sequences:
- a CDS encoding LptF/LptG family permease — protein MIRILDRLVVGTFFKTFFLCLSASPVLFVIGDITENLDDYIDRGLTGMEVSLAYMYQMPLFIRWSFPIATLLATVFTIHGMTMHRELVAAKAGGISFHRVVAPLVIIGVLLTGVALFITEIEPRGNRIAAQILRRESPGRTFRSDFVYKSESGLTWQVGRLTANDGRMNTVVIERPPSEGRAGLHVLAEAARWDSIDGWTLERGYLRTLAPDSTEASVEFEKLRMAGIVERPEELLEAPREPDEMTYAEIDHFADIIQRTGGNAKELLVKKEQKISLAVATLVVILFGGPLATSSNRGGAAYGIGVSLGTVILYLMMFKISGALGEAGAVSATTAAWLPNVLFLGGATVLLLRVRT, from the coding sequence ATGATCCGAATCCTCGACCGCCTGGTGGTCGGAACGTTCTTCAAGACGTTCTTCCTGTGCCTATCGGCATCTCCCGTTCTGTTCGTGATTGGCGATATCACAGAGAATCTCGACGACTACATCGATCGTGGGCTCACCGGCATGGAAGTGAGCCTGGCCTACATGTATCAGATGCCGCTCTTCATCCGCTGGTCATTTCCGATCGCGACGCTGCTCGCCACGGTCTTTACCATCCACGGGATGACCATGCACCGAGAGCTCGTGGCTGCCAAAGCGGGCGGAATCTCGTTCCACCGTGTCGTCGCCCCACTCGTGATCATCGGTGTTCTCCTGACGGGTGTCGCCTTGTTCATTACGGAGATCGAGCCTCGCGGAAACCGCATAGCAGCTCAGATCCTCCGCCGTGAGTCCCCGGGTCGTACGTTCCGGTCTGACTTCGTTTATAAGTCCGAGAGCGGACTCACCTGGCAGGTCGGGCGACTCACCGCGAACGATGGTCGCATGAATACCGTGGTGATCGAACGGCCTCCCTCGGAGGGCCGGGCAGGTCTTCATGTCCTGGCCGAAGCAGCTCGGTGGGACTCCATCGATGGCTGGACACTCGAACGAGGTTACCTCCGGACCCTAGCCCCCGACTCGACTGAGGCGTCGGTTGAGTTCGAGAAGCTCCGCATGGCCGGTATCGTGGAAAGGCCAGAAGAACTCCTGGAGGCACCGCGCGAACCGGACGAAATGACGTACGCAGAAATCGACCACTTTGCAGACATCATCCAACGCACCGGGGGCAACGCCAAGGAACTTCTGGTGAAAAAGGAGCAGAAGATCTCTTTGGCTGTGGCGACTCTTGTCGTGATTTTGTTCGGTGGCCCTCTGGCGACGAGCAGCAACCGTGGCGGTGCAGCCTACGGCATTGGGGTCTCACTCGGGACCGTCATCCTGTACCTCATGATGTTCAAGATCTCCGGAGCACTCGGCGAAGCCGGGGCAGTCTCGGCGACGACCGCCGCGTGGCTACCCAACGTGCTCTTCCTCGGTGGCGCCACGGTACTGCTCCTCCGGGTGCGGACCTAA
- the pilB gene encoding type IV-A pilus assembly ATPase PilB encodes MAAKGAQEIRLGDLFVREGLITEEQLRESLAVAKTEGHRIGYALVHLGFVQEEELTRMLSKQYRVPAVDLDKVTVDEKILKLIPGDVALKHMVLPLRRVGRMLTVAMANPTDFSAIDDLKFITKLEIEPVIVGEYTLKKHLEEYFGKSDDEEMANLLDTWGDEDVEIIEEEEGDEAYNALAAEIDSAPVVKFINGLLTDAVLKGVSDIHIEPFESEIRIRYRVDGSLMEVMKPPYKMKAALTSRVKILADLNIAERRVPQDGRIKLKMKNKVVDFRVSVLPVIFGEKIVLRILDKGNLTFDLTTFGFEKKAEEDFLWAIGRPYGMVLVTGPTGSGKTTTLYSAMSQINTIDTNIMTAEDPVEFNLYGINQVLVRDQVGMTFAAALKAFLRQDPNIIMLGEIRDLETGGIAIKAALTGHLVLSTLHTNDTPSTITRLIDMGLEPFNVASALNLLTAQRLARRICKSCRVEVTYDDDYFESAKVPLDWAKKQTFMRGEGCKECGGIGYKGRCGFYEVMIMSSPLRKAIMKEMGTDDIRLLAQSEGMLTLREDGMKKVERGVTTMEELIKETTASDD; translated from the coding sequence ATGGCAGCAAAGGGCGCTCAAGAGATCCGTCTTGGCGACTTGTTCGTCCGTGAAGGACTGATCACTGAAGAACAGCTGAGAGAGAGCCTGGCAGTAGCGAAGACCGAGGGCCACCGCATCGGGTACGCATTAGTGCATCTCGGGTTTGTTCAGGAAGAAGAACTGACTCGGATGCTCTCCAAGCAGTACCGCGTCCCGGCCGTGGACCTCGACAAGGTCACGGTTGACGAGAAGATCCTGAAGCTCATCCCGGGCGATGTGGCTCTGAAGCACATGGTGCTTCCGCTCCGGCGCGTGGGCCGGATGCTTACGGTGGCGATGGCGAACCCCACCGACTTCTCGGCCATCGATGACTTGAAGTTCATCACGAAGCTCGAAATCGAGCCGGTCATCGTAGGAGAGTACACGCTCAAGAAGCACCTTGAGGAGTACTTCGGGAAATCAGATGACGAGGAGATGGCCAACCTGCTCGACACCTGGGGTGATGAGGACGTCGAGATCATCGAGGAAGAGGAGGGCGACGAGGCGTACAATGCCCTCGCGGCGGAAATCGACTCTGCCCCGGTCGTAAAGTTCATCAACGGCCTTTTGACCGACGCGGTTCTGAAGGGCGTATCCGATATTCACATTGAGCCGTTCGAGTCAGAGATCCGAATCCGGTACCGGGTTGATGGTTCCTTGATGGAGGTCATGAAGCCTCCCTACAAGATGAAGGCGGCTCTGACATCACGTGTGAAGATTCTCGCGGATCTCAACATCGCTGAGCGGCGGGTGCCTCAGGACGGGCGCATCAAGCTGAAGATGAAGAACAAGGTGGTCGACTTCCGCGTCTCGGTCTTGCCCGTGATTTTCGGTGAGAAGATCGTTCTCCGTATTCTCGATAAGGGGAACCTGACCTTCGATCTGACCACCTTCGGCTTCGAAAAAAAGGCTGAGGAAGACTTCCTGTGGGCGATTGGCCGGCCGTACGGCATGGTCCTCGTGACCGGCCCTACGGGTTCCGGCAAGACGACCACGCTGTACTCGGCGATGTCACAGATCAACACGATCGACACGAACATCATGACCGCTGAGGATCCGGTCGAGTTCAACCTCTACGGGATCAATCAGGTGTTGGTGCGTGACCAGGTCGGCATGACGTTTGCCGCGGCGCTCAAGGCGTTCCTGCGGCAAGATCCGAACATCATCATGCTGGGTGAGATTCGTGACCTGGAGACGGGCGGCATCGCAATTAAGGCCGCCCTGACGGGTCACTTGGTGTTGTCGACGCTTCACACGAACGACACGCCGTCCACCATAACGCGGCTCATTGATATGGGTCTTGAACCCTTCAACGTTGCGTCCGCGCTGAACCTCCTGACGGCTCAGCGACTCGCTCGGAGAATCTGCAAGAGCTGTAGGGTCGAGGTCACGTACGACGACGACTACTTCGAGTCGGCCAAGGTCCCGTTGGATTGGGCGAAGAAGCAGACCTTCATGAGAGGTGAGGGCTGCAAGGAGTGCGGCGGCATTGGATACAAGGGCCGCTGTGGCTTCTACGAGGTCATGATCATGTCCTCGCCTCTTCGGAAGGCCATCATGAAGGAGATGGGGACGGACGACATCCGGCTGCTCGCGCAGTCAGAGGGCATGCTGACGCTTCGTGAAGACGGCATGAAGAAGGTCGAAAGGGGCGTCACCACAATGGAAGAGTTGATCAAAGAAACCACCGCTTCGGATGACTAG
- a CDS encoding type IV pilus twitching motility protein PilT, with product MNQPAAPEGQQPQQQELSLRVLLQEMIQRGASDLHITVGDPVMIRVDGDLTKSKSRQVLTPKDTLSLSYSILTENQKKKFEVEGDLDFSFGVQNLSRFRGNVYKQRGCVAMAIRQIPYEIVTLDKLGMPPVVSQLAERPRGLVLVTGATGSGKSTTLAAMLDKVNKERRGHIITIEDPIEFVHHHKNCMVNQREIGADTESFTSALKYALRQDPDVVLIGEMRDLETISAALTIAETGHLVLATLHTNSAAESINRIVDAFPAHQQSQVRTQLSFVLEGVVTQTLLHKAKGKGRVCASEVMICTPAIRALIRDDKVHQVYSLMQAGKKHGMQTMNDSLQVLYMQGEVTLDEALKRSGEPNEFMRAVGESPSGG from the coding sequence ATGAACCAGCCGGCCGCTCCGGAGGGACAGCAGCCACAACAGCAAGAACTCAGTCTTCGAGTCTTGCTTCAAGAGATGATTCAGCGCGGTGCGTCCGATCTGCACATCACGGTCGGGGACCCGGTCATGATTCGGGTCGATGGAGATCTGACCAAGTCCAAGAGCCGTCAGGTTCTGACCCCTAAGGACACGCTGTCGCTCTCGTACTCGATTCTGACCGAAAATCAGAAGAAGAAGTTCGAAGTCGAGGGTGATCTCGACTTCTCATTCGGCGTCCAGAACCTCTCGCGGTTCCGGGGGAACGTGTACAAGCAGCGCGGCTGCGTGGCGATGGCCATCCGGCAAATCCCTTACGAGATCGTGACGCTGGACAAGCTCGGGATGCCGCCGGTGGTGAGTCAACTCGCCGAACGTCCGCGTGGGCTGGTATTGGTCACGGGAGCGACGGGGAGTGGTAAGTCGACGACGCTCGCTGCGATGCTCGACAAGGTGAACAAGGAGCGAAGGGGTCACATCATCACCATCGAGGACCCGATCGAGTTCGTCCATCATCACAAGAACTGCATGGTTAACCAGCGGGAAATTGGGGCTGACACAGAGAGCTTCACCTCTGCGCTCAAGTACGCGCTTCGGCAGGACCCGGATGTCGTGCTCATCGGTGAGATGCGGGACCTAGAGACGATCTCGGCGGCGCTGACGATTGCGGAGACTGGCCACCTGGTCCTTGCCACGCTTCACACGAATTCCGCGGCCGAGTCCATCAACCGCATCGTGGACGCTTTTCCGGCGCACCAACAGTCTCAGGTCCGAACGCAGCTATCTTTTGTACTGGAGGGAGTCGTCACGCAGACGCTGCTGCACAAGGCGAAGGGGAAGGGTCGGGTGTGCGCAAGCGAGGTTATGATCTGCACGCCTGCCATCCGAGCGCTGATCCGGGACGACAAGGTCCACCAGGTCTACTCGCTCATGCAGGCGGGAAAGAAACATGGCATGCAAACGATGAACGATTCGCTGCAGGTGCTCTATATGCAGGGCGAGGTCACTCTGGACGAAGCGCTTAAACGCTCCGGTGAGCCTAACGAATTCATGCGAGCCGTTGGTGAGTCGCCTTCGGGCGGATAA
- the dapF gene encoding diaminopimelate epimerase, translated as MTRWLTRPRLSRGFYKAHGLSNDYLVFEEGDDWTATPAAIRAVCDRFSGVGSDGIVVLLSGAGRPSLRMFNPDGGEFERSGNGLRILASYLLRMGRVGSEPFDVEVAGDTVSMTVHGEQDGTYDVSVAMGLARVGPAAVGLDASAIDSDGSMLGPNGTSFRVVPVSVGNPHLVVFSPELSEEMLAELGPFFAAHPALTHGANMQLAHPDGLARVKALIWERGVGRTSASGTSSCAVAVASVVEGRVQPGTIDVEMPGGILQVTVSEGLDVVLRGPVEAVMDGVLVREESE; from the coding sequence ATGACGCGTTGGCTGACTCGTCCGCGCTTGTCTCGCGGTTTCTACAAAGCACATGGGCTTAGCAACGACTATTTGGTCTTCGAGGAAGGCGACGACTGGACGGCCACGCCGGCAGCCATCAGGGCGGTGTGCGACCGGTTCAGCGGAGTGGGCTCCGACGGCATTGTGGTGCTTCTGTCGGGCGCCGGGCGCCCCTCGCTCCGGATGTTTAATCCGGATGGTGGAGAGTTCGAGCGCAGCGGCAACGGCCTGCGTATTCTGGCCTCCTACCTCCTGCGGATGGGACGGGTCGGCTCCGAGCCGTTCGATGTAGAGGTCGCCGGGGATACGGTGTCCATGACGGTACACGGTGAGCAGGATGGTACGTACGACGTTTCGGTCGCGATGGGATTGGCCCGGGTGGGCCCCGCGGCTGTCGGCCTCGATGCGTCGGCTATCGACTCAGATGGGTCGATGCTGGGGCCGAATGGGACCTCTTTTCGCGTCGTTCCCGTTTCTGTCGGGAATCCGCACCTGGTTGTCTTCTCTCCAGAATTGTCAGAAGAGATGCTCGCCGAGTTGGGCCCCTTCTTTGCGGCACATCCTGCTCTGACTCACGGCGCAAACATGCAGCTCGCGCATCCGGACGGGCTGGCTCGGGTCAAAGCTTTGATCTGGGAACGGGGAGTCGGGCGGACCAGTGCTTCGGGTACCAGTTCATGCGCGGTGGCGGTCGCGAGTGTCGTCGAGGGAAGAGTACAGCCGGGTACGATTGACGTGGAAATGCCTGGGGGCATCCTGCAGGTCACGGTCTCGGAAGGCCTCGATGTCGTGCTGCGCGGTCCCGTCGAAGCGGTGATGGACGGAGTCTTGGTGCGCGAAGAGAGCGAATAA
- a CDS encoding type II secretion system F family protein — protein sequence MPTFAYSARPASGGDMQSGEISLPTKDAVLAHLHKQKMIPVSVREKSKEFNITFGTGITTRDIVIFTRQFATMINAGLPLVQSLDILAEQTENPAMRKTIGEVLYNVESGQTLADAMGQHPKVFTELFVNMVMAGEAGGILDTILLRLATFLEKNDALVRKIKGAMIYPAVIFSVAGGAIVILLIFVIPTFQAMFESAGIPLPLPTRVVIGMSAFLQAYWWACLAGVIGGTIGIRQFYQTDAGNLFIDRLLLAAPVLGDLQRKAAVSRFTRTLGTLVSSGVSILEGLEITAKTAGNRVIHDAVMGSRASIAGGETIAGPLKESGVFPPMVVQMINVGEQTGGLDEMLSRVADFYDDEVDTAVEALLAALEPIMIVVLGVVVGGMIVAMYLPIFDMINAVQ from the coding sequence GTGCCGACATTTGCTTACAGCGCACGCCCAGCATCGGGTGGGGATATGCAGTCCGGGGAAATTAGTCTCCCGACCAAGGACGCCGTCTTAGCGCATCTGCATAAGCAGAAGATGATCCCGGTTTCCGTTCGCGAGAAATCAAAAGAGTTCAACATCACGTTCGGGACGGGGATCACGACCCGGGACATCGTCATCTTCACGCGCCAGTTCGCGACGATGATCAACGCCGGTCTTCCGCTCGTCCAGAGTTTGGACATTCTTGCCGAACAGACCGAAAACCCAGCCATGCGAAAGACGATTGGTGAGGTTCTTTACAACGTTGAGTCGGGTCAGACCCTCGCGGACGCGATGGGTCAACACCCGAAGGTGTTCACCGAACTGTTTGTGAACATGGTGATGGCTGGTGAGGCCGGTGGTATTCTGGACACCATTCTGCTGCGCCTCGCGACGTTCCTCGAGAAGAACGATGCGCTAGTTCGGAAGATCAAAGGAGCCATGATCTACCCTGCCGTGATCTTCTCGGTCGCCGGTGGCGCGATCGTGATTCTGCTCATCTTCGTGATCCCCACCTTCCAGGCGATGTTCGAGTCGGCTGGAATCCCGCTCCCGCTCCCGACGCGTGTCGTGATCGGAATGTCGGCGTTCCTGCAGGCCTATTGGTGGGCGTGTTTGGCGGGAGTCATTGGGGGAACCATCGGCATCCGTCAGTTCTATCAGACGGACGCCGGAAACTTGTTCATCGATCGACTCCTGCTCGCCGCGCCGGTATTGGGGGATCTCCAGCGCAAGGCGGCAGTGTCACGCTTCACGCGTACGCTGGGGACGCTGGTTTCGTCCGGTGTGTCGATTCTGGAGGGGCTTGAAATTACCGCGAAGACCGCGGGTAACCGAGTCATTCACGACGCTGTTATGGGTTCGCGAGCGTCTATCGCTGGTGGTGAGACCATAGCCGGGCCACTGAAGGAATCAGGCGTGTTCCCGCCAATGGTGGTGCAGATGATCAACGTCGGCGAGCAGACCGGTGGTCTGGACGAGATGCTCAGCCGAGTCGCTGATTTCTATGATGATGAAGTAGACACGGCGGTCGAGGCGCTGTTGGCTGCGTTGGAGCCGATCATGATCGTTGTGTTGGGTGTCGTCGTTGGTGGCATGATTGTCGCCATGTACCTGCCTATCTTCGACATGATCAACGCTGTGCAGTAG
- a CDS encoding ComEA family DNA-binding protein: MDSETRALRRTALFLLTVSVFRWVAARPTSEPLVSEPARIDQLIDSSRASLGEERARSRGFEEGEWLDPNLASEIELDRLPGVGAGTAAEIVAERERDGPFLSVEDLVRVSGVGQGTLAKVRPFVRLADRGGGRLRNSRSMRLPVSSVVQKIDLNRADSAALTSLPGIGPALASRILAERRKHRFRSVEALVRVRGVGPSTVSRLKGLVRVGRSP, encoded by the coding sequence ATGGATTCTGAAACGCGTGCCCTTCGTAGGACTGCCCTTTTCCTCCTGACGGTTAGTGTCTTTCGTTGGGTTGCGGCTCGACCCACAAGCGAGCCTCTGGTCTCTGAGCCCGCTCGGATCGACCAACTCATCGACTCGAGCCGGGCCTCGTTGGGAGAGGAGCGGGCTCGGAGCCGGGGGTTCGAGGAAGGTGAGTGGCTCGACCCCAATCTGGCGTCTGAGATCGAACTCGATCGATTGCCCGGGGTCGGGGCGGGCACTGCTGCTGAAATCGTCGCCGAGCGGGAGCGTGACGGCCCCTTCTTAAGTGTGGAAGATCTCGTCCGAGTTTCTGGAGTGGGCCAAGGGACCCTCGCGAAGGTTCGCCCTTTTGTGAGACTCGCTGACCGAGGGGGCGGCCGCCTGCGGAATTCACGCAGTATGCGTCTCCCGGTGTCCTCTGTGGTGCAGAAGATCGATCTGAATCGCGCGGATTCGGCGGCGCTCACCAGCCTTCCAGGAATTGGGCCCGCGTTGGCGTCGCGAATCTTGGCTGAACGGCGGAAACACCGGTTCCGGTCGGTCGAAGCTCTGGTCCGCGTCCGGGGCGTCGGTCCTTCCACCGTTTCGCGTCTCAAGGGGCTGGTACGAGTCGGACGGTCGCCGTGA
- a CDS encoding LptF/LptG family permease, whose translation MSVITRYLVRVHIGPFLFALSALTALIFLNAVAQRVEGLVGKGLPWTVVVEFLVLSLPHTIALSLPISVLAAVLYGFSELTSANEITAISASGVRPSRVMVPMLCMGLVMTGVMLFFNDQVLPESNHRLKNLMVDIGRKSPTLEWREQVVNEIRADAGLNTYFLTADRIDAVTNTLEEVTIFDANNPIRRRTTYAARGEMAFNEAKTDLYLTLYDGVVHEVQSDRIGGFQQLYFEKQIVPLRGVGNELARRLGGTDRGDREMGFAMLLENAAEREAELDSVHAEMRDKSMQALRLALGLESAEDSAVINTVRTQQARGQIAVIGNGASLLAQDPVTQDVVITARTRASRGEALRQTAGRYRVEIHKKAAIAVACLIFTLLAPPLAIRFPTGGIGMVVAASSGITAIYWAGLIGGETLADRGVAGPAVTMWLTNFVFLIVGLYLVARMSRAGGSLRSGAFEAMTERMRARLPGRRDVSTADVPG comes from the coding sequence ATGAGTGTAATCACGAGGTACCTGGTAAGGGTCCACATCGGCCCCTTCCTGTTCGCGCTGTCTGCGCTGACCGCGTTGATCTTCTTGAACGCGGTTGCCCAGCGTGTGGAAGGGCTCGTTGGCAAAGGGCTCCCGTGGACGGTGGTGGTCGAGTTCCTGGTCCTCTCCTTACCTCATACGATCGCTTTGTCCCTCCCTATCTCCGTGTTGGCCGCGGTGTTGTACGGATTCAGCGAACTCACTTCGGCGAATGAGATCACCGCCATATCTGCGAGCGGAGTCCGCCCGTCTCGTGTCATGGTGCCGATGTTGTGCATGGGACTGGTCATGACCGGTGTCATGCTCTTCTTCAATGACCAAGTCCTCCCTGAGTCGAACCATCGGTTAAAAAACCTCATGGTAGACATCGGTCGCAAGAGCCCGACCTTAGAATGGCGCGAGCAAGTCGTGAATGAAATCAGGGCCGACGCCGGTCTCAACACGTACTTCCTCACCGCTGACCGTATCGATGCGGTCACCAACACGCTCGAAGAAGTCACGATTTTCGACGCCAACAACCCTATTCGCCGCCGGACGACCTATGCGGCCCGCGGGGAGATGGCCTTCAACGAAGCCAAGACGGACCTCTATCTCACGCTCTACGATGGCGTCGTGCACGAGGTACAGAGCGATCGGATTGGAGGCTTTCAGCAGCTCTACTTTGAAAAGCAGATCGTGCCGTTGCGAGGCGTCGGCAACGAACTCGCCCGACGCCTAGGTGGCACTGACCGTGGAGATCGGGAGATGGGCTTCGCGATGTTGTTGGAGAACGCCGCTGAACGCGAAGCCGAACTCGATTCGGTTCATGCAGAGATGCGCGACAAGTCGATGCAGGCGCTTCGGCTGGCCCTCGGGCTCGAGTCCGCCGAGGACTCGGCAGTTATCAACACGGTTCGAACCCAACAAGCGCGAGGCCAGATCGCTGTCATAGGGAATGGGGCTTCCCTACTTGCCCAAGATCCTGTGACTCAAGACGTCGTAATCACGGCCCGCACCCGAGCCTCACGCGGTGAAGCCCTCCGTCAAACGGCAGGCCGGTACAGGGTCGAAATTCATAAAAAGGCAGCCATCGCGGTGGCATGTTTGATCTTCACCCTCTTGGCGCCTCCGCTGGCGATCCGCTTCCCGACGGGCGGGATCGGCATGGTAGTGGCCGCATCGAGTGGAATCACGGCGATCTATTGGGCGGGTCTAATCGGCGGAGAGACGCTCGCCGACCGGGGTGTGGCAGGTCCCGCGGTAACGATGTGGCTCACGAACTTCGTCTTCCTGATCGTAGGCCTCTATTTAGTCGCGCGAATGAGTCGGGCTGGCGGTTCACTACGTAGTGGAGCATTCGAGGCGATGACCGAACGAATGCGTGCGAGGCTCCCCGGCCGACGTGATGTCTCCACCGCGGACGTGCCAGGATGA